The following are from one region of the Fusarium keratoplasticum isolate Fu6.1 chromosome 4, whole genome shotgun sequence genome:
- a CDS encoding Nickel/cobalt efflux system translates to MAPFNFQNPLGISKPSFLRGIPTNSLFMIFLLISVNAIVWATAAVVLHFHPRLVAPAALSYVLGLRHALDADHIAAIDLMTRRLIASGQRPATVGTFFSLGHSTIVIVTCIVVAATSGALRERFDGFTRVGNIIGTSVSAVFLIILCIGNGWVLYQLVQRLKVVLQERRQRSGFDAEESQIQDHFALEGGGFLARVFKRLFRVIDRPWKMYPLGVVFGLGFDTSSEIAILGIASIQAVQGTSIWLILIFPLLFTAGMCLLDTTDGALMMALYTSKAFSRDVVAILYYSIVLTGITVFVSAFIGIIQVLSLIQNVAEPEGGFWDGVSAIGDHFDIIGGSICGVFLVVGLGSILVYRPWRRRVERRNPPLVDAADEGLEEPPTPDETPGRVYTP, encoded by the exons ATGGCGCCCTTCAACTTTCAGAACCCGCTGGGcatctccaagcccagcTTCCTCCGCGGAATACCCACAAACAGCCTGTTCATGAtattcctcctcatcagcgtCAACGCCATCGTATGGGCCACTGCCGCCGTTGTGCTGCACTTCCACCCCCGCCTTGTCGCGCCAGCCGCGCTCTCGTACGTCCTCGGCCTGCGCCATGCTCTGGATGCAGACCacatcgccgccatcgacctCATGACTCGGAGGCTCATCGCTTCTGGGCAGAGACCTGCTACTGTGGGGACTTTCTTTTCGCTGGGGCATAGTACTATTGTTATTGTTACTTGTATTGTTGTTGCGGCTACGAGTGGTGCTTTGAGGGAGAGGTTTGATGGGTTTACCCGTGTGGGAAATATCATAGGCACCAGCGTCAGTgccgtcttcctcatcattTTATGCATAGGAAACGGTTGGGTTCTGTATCAGCTCGTGCAGCGTCTCAAGGTTGTTCTGCAGGAGCGCCGACAACGGAGTGGCTTTGACGCCGAGGAGAGTCAGATTCAGGATCATTTTGCCCTCGAGGGAGGAGGATTCCTGGCTCGTGTGTTCAAGAGGCTGTTTCGAGTCATTGATCGGCCGTGGAAGATGTATCCTTTGGGCGTCGTCTTTGGCCTTGGGTTTGATACGAGTTCCGAGATTGCTATTCTTGGAATTGCGAGTATCCAGGCTGTGCAGGGGACGAGTATCTGGCTGATTTTGATTTTCCCGTTGCTGTTTACCG CTGGCATGTGTCTACTTGATACCACCGACGgagccttgatgatggctctATACACTTCCAAGGCCTTTTCCAGAGACGTCGTTGCCATTCTATACTATTCCATTGTACTCACCGGCATCACAGTCTTTGTGTCTGCTTTTATCGGCATTATCCAGGTCTTGTCCCTCATCCAGAACGTTGCCGAGCCCGAGGGAGGTTTCTGGGATGGTGTATCCGCCATTGGAGATCACTTTGATATTATCGGAGGAAGCATCTGTGGTGTCTTTTTAGTTGTGGGACTAGGTTCTATCCTCGTGTACAGGCCTTGGCGAAGACGTGTGGAGAGGAGGAATCCGCCCCTTGTCGATGCTGCTGATGAGGGTTTGGAAGAGCCTCCGACTCCTGATGAGACACCAGGACGTGTTTACACACCCTGA